AAGGAGCAGCGGAGAGGGAGATTTTGGGAAGGTCCCGGGGGTAGGAAGGTttggggtaggtgggtgggttggAGGTGGTTTGCGGCCGCCATCGCTTTACCTGGGTGGGTCCGGGGAGAGGTCGGCTGTGGAGGGGCGCAAGGTGCCCCTTCCCAGGCGGCGGGTCCAGTGGCTGTCGGGTCCAGGAGTCCAGCGCTCCTGGCATGGTCGTGGGAAGGCGTGGTGGGAGGTGGGGgattccttcccaccctccccgggcaagttgggaggctgtgcggctggaaaggagcagggccgccacgtcctTTCCCCGCAGCGAGGCACAGAGTCTAGGATGGGGGAAGCAGGCCCTTGGTCCCCAAGTGAGTGACATTCAGATGGGCAAATCCGGGTTTTTATCACAGACGGCGCCCGACCCTttttcctcccaacttgcccgTAGCGCTTTATTtaataccgctccgcaggagcagttacagatgttaTTATATGTGTTATATgcttagactgttctatgtattacccctgtAATATTTTATGTGAACTGTTGAGCTGTATGgctgggtggtataaaaaatctaatagatatataaataaataataaaacacaacaaaCTAATGGAAAAAAGACTCAAACAGCAAAGAACAAACAACAGTTAACTATTTACATTCCCACCAACCCCCACTCATTGCTCCTCCATCCTCCTCAGGGCCTCCTGGAGTTTTTCCAGTCTCAGGATTAGATGCTCTAACTCCTGCCATGATTTGCATTTgacctgtgtgactccatcttggaaTAATGTGTGCTGTTTTAGGAACCTTTGTataaccctgagctgtctgctttgcTTTGATTTAGTCTCTGCACATATTTCTGTTAGGCTGTGTTTTATATAGGagaggaactgtctaacacccaaggccacgATGGCCTCACTATCGTTTGGAATGGCGCCTGGGCTGGCACCTGTGGGAAGGGGGCTCCTACTCCCTGGAAACTGTgtaactttgggcgggaaagggaAAGAGTAAAAGTGCATGTTTGACATGTATTGAACAGAATCGACTATGATCGTTGAGGTGTGTTgaactgctatcaataaagctttctattaatccagatgcaagttgttagtctgtctgcccttgacatcCAGTTTGGAGGACAGGTCATGCTGTTGCCTGTCTATCCTGCTGTGCTGCTGCTCCAGGGAAGTAACCCTGTCATTCAGCCTGCAGACTGTGAAGGGAAAAAGAGGCTACAAACAACCACTGAGCTGCATATCATTATTGCCCCCCCATTGAACCCACATGAAAAACGGGTGAGCTGTTAGTGCGACTTTCACAGGACCataaagcagggttttaaagggAGTCCCTTTAAATTGCCCCTTTCTGCTCTCTTCACAAATCACATCAAATCACTCGTATAATTTCACAGACATTCACAACAGTGAACCCATCACAAATTTCTGTTTAATGTTTCAGTTTATGCCTGCTCCTAGCGATAGGTAAATTAGTATTGGGGGGGTGTCTTTTGTCATTTGCTTATTTTGTtatttcttttctgcttctgtaaAAATACGCCATTTCTATAAAAATAAGCAGTTATGTATATAAATTTATaacaatttttctctctctgtaaGCCCATTCCCATCCCATCTGCAATGGCTGGGTGAGTTATGCAACCTTCTTTCATTTGCCAACAAATAATTATTGTCTGGGCATCCATGAGACAAATCTTATTAGTGAGCAGTGTCCTCTTTTTGTCACTTGCAAATTCTGATAACCCTAGGCTGGAGTAAGGTTACCTGCTGTGTTCAAGATATGCTTGACTATGTTTTAACAAAGTCACAGCTAATAAagtaacaaaagaaaaacaatgcagtTAATACGGCTATGTGATGCTTGACAAAATGAAACACTGGACAAAGTCATAATGGAAGAGTGCATAAAAGTATTACAGCCATGCACAGTAGAGCAGAACTCATACAGCTGAAGAAAATGGGGTAAAAAGTGAGACCTTGGCTGGCAAAACAGGGCAGGTGCCCTCCAGAAATCCCACTCCTTGTAGTTTTAAAGGAGTATTTAtgtagggggggagggacacCCTCATAGCATAGCTAAACCAAAGAAAGTACCTTGTGCTCCCTGAGCCACAATCTTAAATTTAGCAAAGCTTGAGGCTCTTTGTTGTTATCCACATAACTCTTTTGGGGTATGGGGAAGGTAAAGCAGCTTAATCCTAACCTctttcatgccttgaataaatcttttttggtcttaagtgtgctgttggactcaatttttgtttttctcccccttcacTGTTTACAGCTTGGCAATGCTGATGATTGGAGCTTTGGAACCCAAGCCTTGATGGTGAATGTGAGGGGAAGATAACAGCTTATACTCTTATAGCCTACCCCCAATAATCCCAACAGGAACCACACAGGCAATTACACTTAAACTGAAAAGTATCCATCCTTCTTCACAGGCAGAGTGGTGACTGTGCAAGTCTcatatagaccgtttacgcactggaggtttcataccaggctgcaggctggagttttagctgtggcagtttgctccaccttttcctgcacccacatgggggaacatttggccctgtgcacctcatccatccccaatttgtgctcctgcacggaagctggggcagtgaagttcccagtgcataaacggtcatactgagGTTAGCTTACCCTCTTTCAAGAAGCTTGGAGTGGTCTGCATGGATCTGCCTCATCCTGTCTTCAAAACAGGCTGAGACATGGATAGACTAAAGCTATCCAATGAGCTTCACGGAaatgtagggatttgaacccagatttctCAGGTCCTAATCTAATACCAATAAACTGCATGGACTTGTCCTTACTTTGTCTTCTTTTAGACGTTCCCTTCCCTTTTTACAGTCAATGAGGAAACTAAATTTAGCATATCTAAGTTATCTATATTGTTTCTgctttatgtgaaccgccctgagccttcggggtaGGCAGtatattaatgaattaattgGAGGACTCACTCTGCCAACTCTGCAAAAACCTTCCTCTTCTTGGCAACTAGCCCTCTTGTATGGCTTTCATGATTTAACCTGGCATGCAAGCAATGCATACACTGATACTTTGCATTGATTGTAGCACAGGGCAAACAAGATGCTGAACCCAAGCAACTACACAGGGAAGTGCTTAGAGTCTCCACAGCCTCGTGTTTAAATCACGTATCATAGGACCCCTGTTCTTGCTATGGTTAGACATCTGTTTGAATGAACTGTCCAGTTCTGAGCACTATACCATGGGACTCCTCCAAGGACCATATGATTCCTCTAGTGCCCTGTTCTTCAACTTCTCAGACACTGCCTTCTGCACTATGACCATGGCTTCCTTGGAAGAGgtttcagaggctccttcactaGATCCCCTGTTGCAATATAGTGGTTGGTATGACTGGGGTTACTAAAAAAACAAAAGGATCTATACCTTTGTAAAGGTTTGGGAATGAACTGAAGTTGTTCAGCACGTTGAAGGGGAAATCATTCTTTCCACTCTTTCATTGCACACATCCCAAACAGGGCATCGTATCTGTGCTGGGTTTTAAGGGAGTTGAGATGCAAGAGCTGTATTTATCATGATTCATGCCAGCTTGATTTGATATGATGCAAGTGAGCTCTTTTTGCTCAACTATTGGGTACAGTTCCTGCCAGGTCTTAATTTACTGCACGATTCTTTCTGCTGAGGTTTGCGTTCCACTTTGGTTAGGGTGATACAGTGAGATAGACATTAAAGGGAGGGAAAGACCACACCTATTGAATCACATCCCTGGAAGAAGGCAGCCTGGGAAGAAGTGAGGCAATACCTCTACTACAAAGAGATATCCAGAGATTATTCAGTCCAGTAATTTCACCTGTGTCACTTTGTCATCATTAGTGGTTCATTTTGTTAGTTCATTTCGTCCACTAGTATGTCAGTTGTACATCATTTGCTTGCACACAGAATTTGTCCCAGCCTGTTTACGGTTCTGATTTACTCATGGGTCCAAGAATTCCTTGTTTTATCTCTCTGCACTGGCTGCTTGCTGATAACTGATGAAGTGttcaggcacacaaaagcttataatgTTGCCACTTAACTAGATGCCGATTCTAAGCATCATGTTCCTTCATAAGATTATTATGCTCCAAGATGCAATTAGGATTAGACTCGATAGTCCTTTAGTCACAGGGCCAATGGaagaaaattttgttttaaattatactATACATGTAGGCAAATGAGATAAGCAATGAGATTTAGCCCAAGATTTTTTGTTGTGAGTGGGAATTAAACTGTTCTTGCACAGGCAGGTACTCCATTCTAGATTCCAGATATACCACTCCATAAAattcagagattttttttaaccttcattTTATAGTAAAGCATCGTTGGGTTTAAAACAACGTACGAGAAAAGGGTTTAATTTGCAAATATGCGTGACATATACGGATAAAACCagggttgccaacgtccaggtgtGGTCTTGAAATCTCCCAACACGCGTGAAATCGGTCTCGTGGAGAAAACGGAGGCTTTGGACAACACCCCCTAAGgtcactccctctccccaaattctacgctctccaggctccatcccccaaacctccaggaattgccCAGCCCGGAGTCCGCAACCGCTAAACCTGCGCGGCCCCTTAGCCTTAGCGAAAGGCTCAGACCAGACGCTAGAGCCGATTCGCAGCCTAGATGCAACGGACGGCGGGCGCGCGACTGGCCCCCACTGCAGATTGCCGTGACTCTCCCGGCTTTAAGCCGCCCTCGAGCAGCGCGTCCTCAAGTCACCTCGTCAAGGAGAACCGCCGCGTCTGCCCGCATCTTCGACCAAGGCTCAATCGTGGGCTCGCCACTAATGAATGGCATTGCAACAACCAATACGAGACGAACAATCCTCAGAAATCCCGCCCAGCCCACATGGACAGCAACGGAAGTGCTAGGGAGCAGGGGGAGCAAAATGGCCGGCGCCGGGAAAGTGGCCGCCGCCGTCACTGGGACAGCGGTAAAGCCGATCTTCAGCCGGGACCTGGCCGAGGCTAAGCGGCGAGTGCGAGAACTGTACCGCGCTTGGTACCGAGAAATCCCAAATACAGGTAGAGGGGGCGCGAATAGGGCTGCGACCTCCGCGGCAAGGTCGCTTAAAGGGGCGGTGCCGCTGCTTTGGGGTCCGCCCGCGCCTGGTTGCGTCGGAAGGAAGCATCGCCCGCCGGCTTTGCGCTTCCGTTTCCCTTCAGTTCGCCGACCTTGGTCCCAAAGTTTGCTTTCCGCGCAGAAAGGGGGACAGGCACGCCTCTGGCTGAATTTCCGCTGCAGCTCGGCGCGCTTGCCGTGTTTCGAGGGCGGcagcataagggggggggggtgctttgtgGCCCTGGCGGCAAGCGTCCTTTCCGATTCTGGCAGGTATACGCCGTGGCAACCTACAGTGGGTTGTCATACCCATCAGTAGAAAACGGAGTAGTAGCAGCGGATtggaattcaggaatacaagagTGCGATGCTGCCTGTATGATATAAATTTAAAAGAGTATTGCGGTAGTTCTAAAAGATAAACGGGCCTTTCCTGGAAAAGGTTTTTTTGCTTGCGTCACTGGATGGCATAATAAACCTGGCAGACTtttgtttactttgtttataGCCCACGTgtctcattgagactcaaggtggattacagttAATAAAATGGATCAGGTAAATGAGCAAATAGAATTAGGATTGTAGAAATCTGAAACACGATATACTAAACAATGGTAAAATGGTATAACTTTGGTAAATGCAGTTTCGTAGGAGAAGGATAATTCGTACAGAGCAAACAGTACATAACTGCTCATAGTGGTTGAGCCCACAATTCTCTTCCCTTTATAAAAGCAACATTCTGAACCATTCCATTATAGTGTtaggggaggggcagtataaaacaGACATAATAAATATAGTTAAGAGTATAAAAAAATAATCAGTTCACGCCTAATAGTGGTGGATCcagcattaacccccccccccaagtaacagGGAAAGGCCTGAGAATAGTTCTgccttacaggctctgtggaacttagGGAGGTCATTTCACCAGGatagcactaaaaaaaaaacaaaaaacactctcCCTGTTGAATACCAAGTGTATGACCAAGGGTTGGGCACCCCCAGTAGGTGGCAAGATAACAGATGTAAGTATGAAGGTCCCTgaccgtttagggctttaaaggccaAAATCCGCCCCTTAAATTTGACCCAGAAACCAATAGGCAGCAAATGGAAGGCTGTATATGGAAAGACCAAGATGTTCCAGTCAGAagtctagcagctgcattttggactaccTGAAGTCTCCAAAGGCAGCCCTGTCTAGAGTTAATTGCAGTCATCTATTCTggaggtcaaggttgactcagccttccatccttccgaggtcggtaaaatgagtacccagcttgctggggggtaaacggtaatgactggggaaggcactggcaaaccaccccgtattgagtctgccatgaaaacgctagagggcgtcaccccaagggtcagacatgactcggtgcttgcacaggggatacctttacctttacctttattctggaggtgaccatagtATGAATCACTGTGGATATATCTGACCAAGATAGATAGGGGGTCGGACATATATAGAAAAGAACCTTCTTTACAGTTGTTTGCCCAAATTGAGGTATCCAGCCAGACCCCCCAGGCTCTTCACAGTCCACTAATGAGAGCTGGACCCCATCCAAAGCTGGAATATGCAATCCCCACAGGCCCAGTCTTATCCAGCCATATTTAGTCTTGGATGGATTAAATTTCAATCAGCTCTGCTTCAACCATCCAAACATGGTTTCAGACACTGGATCCGATAAGAGGAGAACATTTtgaacatacatgataaaattacattataaaacatttaaatcaagccCTTCCCAAAATGTATCATCAAAGTCAAAGTACATGCAAGACAtacaaacagcaattaaaacattggttaggaaggagaAATCCTTCAGAAAATACCAAAGAAACAAAGTCTTCACCCTCTGTTAGATGGCAACCAAAGGGGATAAATGCCTCCTTCTCCATAACCTTCCCCATAACCAATCACCATCTCACTCTCTGTCATTCCTCTCCTTGACCCTACAACTCAACCACAACATATTCTTCTTCACATACTTTATTTTCTGACTCCGTATAGCAACCCTTCTCCATTCTGTAGTAGTTCTCCTTCAATttcttcctcatcctcttcccttcccatcaACCCTCAACTACCTATATGGAAATCCCATTTATTACCACCTACCTTTGTGTAGctctttccttccatccttctctcCTTCGGGCTCAAGATAACCCTCCCTCCTCTCAACGCACACCCCTCATTCCTTTAGCTTTTCACCCTCACCTTTCTTATTCCAGTCCAGGAATGCCACAGGTAGGAGGGAGAAATGGCAACACCATGACTTTGTCTCCATGTCCTGCTAGCACAGTCACTAGGTTCTTTTAGTTCTTAGGAACCAGTATCCTGtctagtggaatgaactcccaaaaGGGATCAAGGCCCTGATGAAACTTACTaagttcggcagggcctgcaagatggagctattctgccaggtttATTGTTAAGGCCAGTGGTAGCACAGATAACGGgttgggcctccctcccctcttcctttctttcccctatCTATATTGTCTTCTACTGAATGATTAACAActgaccagattgtaacattaTTGGGGCTAGATTGGACAATTTAACTTTGCTCCAAGATGGTCTTtcaggaagggcaatataaaaatcgttatagataaacaaataaaatatcagtATCTTTAACAGCCTGGAAGCTAATTGCGATCCAGTATAGAGGAAGGCTGGAATGATACGGTCCTTACAACTTACTCAGTTCACCAGCTAGGCTGTAACATATTGAACCACAGTTGAGGTTCCCAAGCAAAGagtacattacagtaatctaatctaaacatgcaccacagtggccagCTATTTTCTGTCTAGGAAAGGCCACAACTGGCTAAGAGCAGAAGCTGGTTAAAAGGCACTCCTGACCACAGCTTCTACCTGCTTATCCAGCAGCAGGCCTGGTTACAAGAGCATCTAGACTACAAATCCGTTCCTTCAAGGCGAGTTCAATCCCATCCAGAATAAGTGACACCTTAAATCCCAAATCAGACCATCAGAAGCAATTCTGTCATGTTGGAATTatgcttcagtttattagcctgcTTCTGCTCCAAAACTACTTCCAGGCACTGCTTCGGAGTTTCTATAGCCTCCCTGGGTTAAGCTTGAAGtggtagagctgagtgtcatctacatattggtgacaacacaGCCCAAATCTCTGGATGACTTCACCTAGCAGTCCCCCAACACCCCCTTCCAGGTAGGACTAGAACCACCATACAATAGAGCTTCCACTCCCAGTCCTGCTAGGCAATCCAGAAGGATACGATGCTTGTGGATATCAAAAGCTGCTAAGAGGTCCATCAGCAATATTGTACTTCCTTTGTCCTTCTCCCAGTGCAAGTCATCAACCAGagtgaccaaggctgtttcagtccaGTAATCTGGCCTAAACCCAGTCTTGAAGAGATCTAAACCATTTCCTTCATCCAGGAAATATTGGAGTTTTTTAGCTACCAGCCATTCAATAACCTTGCTCAAGAACAGACTACTGATTGATAATTATTGAAATCTCCTGGAGTGTCAGTAGGCTTCCTTAGAAATGGGCGCATCACTGCCTGTTTCAAGGCTTGGACGAACACCTCATCTTTTAAGGAAGCATTAACTACCTCTCAATCCATGTCAGATTTAAGTAACCAGGAAGGGCAAGTGTCATAGAAGCAGGTGGTAGCCTTCAAACTTCCAAATTCCTTATCCACATCCTCAGACTAAAAAACCTGAGAAGTACCATCTGTTCTCATCACTGCTAACATGGAGTCCAAGTCAGAAGTGATGCGGGAGATCTTACCTGCAAGGTGCTGAGCAAAACGTTCTCAGTAAGCCACCTCCTCCTGGACGCCAGATCTCAACACACCTCTGATCACTCAGAACACCCCAATGGCCTGCACTGTGCCACACAATGGAGGTGGAAACGTGTTGTTTCTTTGTTGCCATCACTACCATGGACCGTGCTTTAAAAGCTTTGCACATGTCCTGTTGAATTTGGCCTGAGTCTTTCTTCGCTGGCACTCTAGGGGCTACCTAGGTTCTAACACCTAGGAATGGGTGGCTGGGAGCAATCAGGCCAGCTGCCTGATTCCTCATCTCCACATTTCAGAGGTCAGCCATGGCATCAACAGGAATACCATGCATATCAAAAGAAAAATCCCTTAGAGATCTTAGACAGTCATTTGGATCTATCAGTCTCTGGGGAGGGATCAGCTTAATAGAGCCCCTACCTCTGCAGAATCTTGGTATCCCTGCAACACTAACCTAAACGGGTGATCTCTCCATTGCGAAGGAACCATTATCAGTTCCTCCACCCTCAGCTCATTCCTCCTGCTCAGAACAAAATATCAAATAAAGAGGTGGACCTGCTCAATGAATAGGAACCCTTAATACCTGAGTTGTCATGGAGACTGTTAGGGTGGGCAATTGAAGCATGTTTGTGTCCTAATGTTCATTTTCTCACCTAaggggttgttgttgttcttgatcTAGTGCACATGTACCAGCTGGACATCACGGTGAAACAGGGGCGTGACAAGGTCCGGGAGATGTTTATGAAGAACACCCATGTTACAGACCCCCGAATCATTGATATGCTAGTTATTAAGGTAAAACAAATAACACTTGTCTTATATCCACAGCAGGCATAGGTCAACTTCAAGATGCTTTCCTCCTTGTAAATCATCCTATATTGATGGAtttacttttcctttcctcttgttCTGAATGTATACTGCTTTTATCTGTTCAATAGACATTTATATAAATGATCAAATTCAAAGGATTCTAGATGTGGCCAAGTATTTTGTATTCCAGATTAATTTGTCAATGGCATGTGCAGTACAAAAACGATCAATATTGCTAAATAATGATGTAAATGTTCTAGACTACAGAAACAAATGTTCAGGtatcaaaaggaaggaaggaaggggcaaaatgttaaaaaaaattaatggctgCTTGTACATTTTCATATCCATAGATTGATTGCTAGTACTTGTCCCTGTCTACCCTTTCCAGCCCATTTCAATCTTTCATTTCCATTTGATCTCTGCTGCCTTTAGTCTCCTTCCTaaaatgttttcctttcctcACCTGCTTTGCGTTCCCTCAAAATCTGCCTCCTTTCTCATAATCATTCACCAATCATCTCACTCTCTGTCATTCCTCTCGACTCTGCAATTCTTCATTTGCAACATGCTCTTCTTCACATGCTTTATTTTCTGACTCCCTATAGCAACCCTTCCTTCTTCATTCTGTACTAGTTCTCCTTTAATTTCTtcatcctcttcctttcccatcaCCCAACTACCTGTATGGAAATCCTGTTTATTACATCCCTTTGTGTTGCCCTTTCCCCCACAACTCCACCCCCTTCCATCCTTCAGGCTCGTTAACTCTCCTCTCAACACACAAACCTCATTCCTTTAGCTTTTCACCCTCACCTTTCCTATTCCAGCCAAGGGATTCCACAGGTACAAGGGGGAAATGGCAACATGACGATTGTCTTTGTCACCATGCCCTGCACAGCAGATTCGCTAGGTTCTTTGAGTTCTTGGGAACCACTTTTGATCGGATAGCTTACTTAGCTGGCTGGTTCCTAAAGCTGCTTCAGTAGTCCTCATGCACATGTTCAAATGATATTTCTCTGGATTCAAACCTGGCCTGCAGGACTTGTCCTGTTCTACTATATTTGTTATCTGCTTAGAGCCAGGACTCTGCAATTAGATATGGCAATGGATATAGCCGAGGATGGATACTGAAAGCAGATTTGGTTAGAAGATTGAGTGGAAAAATGATACAAAATTGACTTGCTAAGAAAATAGGGGCACTACAGAATCAGATGCTGCACAACTGTCTAAGTAGTAAGTCTAAGTTGTAAATGTTCTAAGCTTGTAAAACTGAAGTGACAGAACATTTGGAAACAGTTGCCCAATTTGATTACTTttcatcttcatagaatcatagaatcatagagttggaaggggccatacaagccatcaaccccctgctcaatgcaggatcagccctaagcatcctaaagcatccaagaaaagtgtgtatccaacctttgcttgaagactgccagtgagggggagctcaccacctccttaggcagcctattccactgctgaactactctgactgtgaattttttttcctgatatctagcctatatcgttgtacttgttgtttaaacccattactgcgtgtcctctcctctgcagccaacagaaacagcatcctgccctcttccaagtgacaaccattcaaatacttaaagagggctatcatgtcccctctcaacctccttttctccaggaattctatgaggacatggtcacttccccctagggtccccacctccttcacctcatccaccaactcttgcctgttaagtccagtatggctgaacctcttgtgagttcatctaccatttgataaatgaaattgtcagccaggcaggaagttgcatgactgaggacgcttcgcagagtttgtttcccagcacccatctgggaaattgaagtcaccgatgatgacaaggtcctgatgcttggatattttctcaagctgctcacaaagtgcagcatccacatcctctcattggtcaggcggtcggtagcagacaccaaccaccacactgtttgttttcccctcgcttattttcacccagatgctttccactgtagatatactctccttcactagaatttcctgacaggtaagccctttcctcacagtgccactcctccacctctttgatctattctgttttttctgaacagttcatatccatctaccattacattccagtcatgagaatcattccaccaatctTCAAAAGCAACATGAGCTAGTGAAGGTGTGAGAATATATTTGGCATAGGAAGATCTTGCCTACAACTTATGATCTTTTGAGTGATCACATCTGACAAACTGGTATTTCACAGTGGACCCTAACTTGACAATTGATTGCTCAGAAGATACTCTGATTGCTATCACTGAATAAAATAGCCATGAATTTCTTACCCTGTATTACAGTAATggattggagcagatgcctgAGCATTTAAAATACTTTCCTCTTGTACCTGACACAGGGGAAAATGGAACTTCAGGAGACTATCCAAGTATGGAAACAGCGGACCCATATCATGAGGTACTTCCATGAGACAGAAACGCCACGGCCCAAGGATTTCCTATCCAAGTTTTATGCAGGTCATGATCCTTGAACCAAATAAACTTTGTAGAACCATAACTCTGTATTTCAGTTGCTTTTGTTGCAAATAAAGCACTGAATATTGAAGAGCCCTTCAGCCAGAAAGTATCCAACTGAGCACTATCTCTTCTGTACCGATTCTGAGATATACTCACCCCGATTCATCCTGTATACAACAAACTGGGTATATTCACTGCAGTTAATTCCTCAAGAAACTTCCTATTTGCATTGCAGTATGCCTTACTGAATACAATGGTACTTACAGATGAAGAAGAATTGTGCTGTAAATAGATGTTGGGGATTAGAAGTCTATGTGAGAGATTTTAACCAAACACAATCTGTTTTCTGCAAATAAGATGAGTGAAAATCACTCACTTTAGCAATAATGTCCATTTGACTGGAATTACATGCTTCATATCATCACACTGGCAATtcattcacttaaaaaaaaaacatttttaagtgGTTTGGTTTCTGCACAATAACAGCCTTCACCATGAAGCAAATCAAAGCATGAAGCATGCAAGGTAGTTGCCATTGGCTCATCTACAGGATTGCAGGAAGCTGCACAAGAACAAAACATTTGTATTCCAATATAAAAttgtgatgagcctcttgtggcgcagagtggtaaggcagccgtctgaaagctttgcccatgaggttgggagttcgatcccagcagccggctcaaggtcgactcagccttccatccttccgaggtcggtaaaatgagtacccagcttgctggggggtaaacagtaatgactggggaaggcactggcaaaccaccccgtattgagtctgccatgaaaacgctagagggcgtcaccccaagggtcagacatgactcggtgcttgcacaggggatacctttaccttttcctttataaAATTGTGATTAATACGCTCAGCTTTGGGCAGCAAAATAGTCAAGGCTAGAATATAGGAGACAAATGAAGCATCTTCTCTTCAATCAAAGCAAGCACCTCTTTTTATTCGAAGTCCTTCCCCCATCATATGTGTTGCAAAGAACCTCAGGGACAGCTCTAGGAAGGCAGTACAAAAGTACGTAACTGATATTTTTCACATACTACGTAGAATAATTTACACTTGAATTTTATTCAAACAGTTCACTTAGCAATTTATTTTAACAATGCTATGGATTCCATCAAATTAATATAAAGGAttcttaaaatttatttattatatttatatacttccctACCCTTGCAGCTTAGGttggtttacagaaaacttgaGATATCATGATGCAGGTG
Above is a window of Paroedura picta isolate Pp20150507F chromosome 5, Ppicta_v3.0, whole genome shotgun sequence DNA encoding:
- the NDUFA6 gene encoding NADH dehydrogenase [ubiquinone] 1 alpha subcomplex subunit 6 yields the protein MNGIATTNTRRTILRNPAQPTWTATEVLGSRGSKMAGAGKVAAAVTGTAVKPIFSRDLAEAKRRVRELYRAWYREIPNTVHMYQLDITVKQGRDKVREMFMKNTHVTDPRIIDMLVIKGKMELQETIQVWKQRTHIMRYFHETETPRPKDFLSKFYAGHDP